In Oceanobacillus sp. FSL K6-2867, one DNA window encodes the following:
- a CDS encoding PH domain-containing protein: MRQPPVNTLAPESINAWKLTGAFYESVLWLITIAVAVVSYIFDWPYWIGIALFIISILSTILTIFMLPKLRFRKWRYELFEQEIYIQHGILIMSRTLVPMIRVQHVDTKQGPFLKKYQLASVTISTAATTHEIPALREEDASALRDRISALARVEEDDV; the protein is encoded by the coding sequence ATGAGACAGCCACCAGTAAATACGCTTGCACCTGAATCTATTAATGCCTGGAAATTAACAGGAGCCTTTTATGAAAGCGTGCTTTGGTTAATTACAATCGCAGTCGCTGTTGTTAGCTATATTTTTGATTGGCCGTATTGGATTGGAATTGCACTTTTCATTATTAGTATTTTATCCACTATTTTAACTATCTTTATGCTCCCTAAATTACGATTTAGAAAATGGCGCTATGAATTGTTTGAGCAAGAAATATACATACAGCACGGTATTTTGATTATGTCACGCACGCTGGTGCCTATGATTCGCGTGCAGCATGTTGATACAAAGCAAGGACCATTTCTAAAAAAATATCAGCTTGCAAGTGTAACGATTTCAACAGCAGCAACAACACATGAAATACCGGCTTTGCGTGAAGAAGACGCGTCAGCACTTCGTGATCGAA
- a CDS encoding DEAD/DEAH box helicase: MTKFNELGVSASIMKALEKMGFEEATPIQAETIPFALEGNDVIGQAQTGTGKTAAFGIPMIDKIDSKLRKVQALVVAPTRELAIQVAEELNRLAKFTGIRALAIFGGQHMDRQIRALKDGPQIVVATPGRLMDHMRRRTIRTDAVQTAVLDEADEMLNMGFIDDIREILKSIPEDRQTLLFSATMPKEIRNIATTLMKSPKEVKVKAKEMTVENIEQYFIEIPEKYKFDTLNNHLDIHSPELAIVFGRTKKRVDEITEGLQARGYRAEGIHGDLTQGKRMSVLNKFKGGRVDVLVATDVAARGLDISGVTHVYNFDIPQDPESYVHRIGRTGRAGRTGEAISFITPREMAHLQLIEKTTKSKMKRLAPPTNQDALRGQQQVTIDKIVKAIGKKDLTSYHAAANDLLEDHDSITVIAAALSLLTKERRDAPVKISSVAPISVKKAQRTKDNNRRSNNKRFYGQRRDGGGRNQGGRGRKGNFQRRNRDK; this comes from the coding sequence GTGACAAAATTTAATGAACTAGGTGTATCAGCCTCAATTATGAAAGCATTGGAAAAAATGGGGTTTGAGGAAGCTACACCAATTCAAGCAGAGACAATTCCGTTTGCATTGGAAGGTAACGATGTAATCGGACAAGCACAGACAGGTACAGGTAAAACAGCTGCATTCGGTATTCCAATGATTGATAAAATTGATTCAAAACTAAGAAAGGTTCAAGCTTTGGTTGTTGCACCAACAAGAGAGCTTGCTATTCAAGTTGCAGAAGAATTAAATCGTTTAGCGAAGTTTACAGGTATTCGTGCACTTGCAATCTTCGGTGGGCAGCATATGGATCGACAAATTCGTGCTTTAAAAGATGGTCCACAAATTGTTGTAGCAACACCAGGAAGATTAATGGATCATATGCGCAGAAGAACAATTCGTACGGATGCTGTACAGACAGCTGTATTGGATGAAGCAGATGAAATGCTGAACATGGGATTCATTGACGATATTCGCGAAATTTTAAAGAGTATCCCTGAAGATCGTCAAACATTGCTATTCTCAGCAACAATGCCAAAAGAAATTCGCAATATCGCTACCACGCTAATGAAATCGCCAAAAGAGGTGAAAGTAAAAGCGAAGGAAATGACAGTTGAAAACATTGAACAGTATTTCATTGAAATTCCTGAGAAATATAAATTCGATACACTGAACAATCATCTGGATATCCATTCTCCAGAACTTGCGATTGTTTTCGGCAGAACGAAAAAACGTGTGGATGAGATCACAGAAGGTTTACAAGCAAGAGGTTACCGTGCAGAGGGTATTCATGGAGACTTAACACAAGGGAAACGTATGTCTGTCTTAAATAAATTTAAAGGCGGTCGTGTGGATGTACTTGTTGCTACAGATGTAGCGGCACGCGGGCTTGATATTTCTGGGGTTACACACGTATACAACTTTGATATTCCGCAAGATCCAGAAAGCTATGTACACCGTATTGGACGTACAGGCAGAGCTGGTCGCACTGGTGAAGCAATTTCGTTCATTACCCCACGCGAAATGGCACATTTACAATTAATTGAAAAAACAACTAAGAGTAAAATGAAACGTCTTGCACCACCGACAAATCAAGATGCATTACGCGGTCAGCAGCAAGTAACAATCGATAAGATCGTAAAAGCAATTGGGAAAAAGGATTTAACATCCTATCATGCTGCAGCGAATGACTTATTAGAAGATCATGATTCTATCACTGTAATTGCAGCAGCATTAAGCTTATTAACAAAAGAGCGCAGAGATGCACCTGTTAAAATTTCATCTGTTGCACCTATCAGTGTGAAAAAAGCACAGCGCACAAAAGACAATAACCGTCGTTCCAATAACAAGCGTTTCTACGGTCAGCGTCGTGATGGCGGTGGACGTAACCAAGGTGGAAGAGGTCGAAAAGGGAATTTTCAACGTCGAAACCGTGATAAATAA
- a CDS encoding DMT family transporter — MRLPPFNPYAAVAIGVLAVSTSAVFVKLANSAPAGIIANYRLLFAVLIMLPIVLLKYRHEFRFISKKNWFFSILAGIFLALHFILWFESLNYTSVASSVVLVTMQPLFAFIGTFLLFQERFSYGAVISMIIAIFGSFIIGWGDFQIGGMALFGDILALLGAIAVTVYFLFGQSSRQHLSLIPYTFIVYAVSSITLILYNIVLGNSFFGYPQEHWWAFIALAIIPTFLGHSLFNWALKWVSTSTISMGIVLEPIGATILAYLILNETITWSQFLGGTIVLVGLFLFIVSTSRKTKVTIAMKSNQSNKNSGNVD; from the coding sequence ATGCGACTTCCTCCATTCAATCCATATGCAGCAGTTGCTATCGGCGTACTGGCTGTCTCTACGTCAGCTGTTTTCGTAAAGCTTGCAAATAGCGCTCCTGCTGGTATTATCGCAAATTATAGATTACTGTTTGCTGTACTGATTATGCTACCAATTGTTTTATTGAAATATAGACATGAATTTCGGTTTATATCTAAGAAAAACTGGTTCTTTTCCATTTTAGCGGGAATATTTTTAGCGCTCCATTTTATTCTTTGGTTTGAATCGCTGAATTATACTTCTGTAGCAAGCTCAGTTGTTCTTGTAACAATGCAGCCGCTTTTCGCATTTATTGGTACCTTTTTACTTTTCCAAGAAAGATTTTCCTATGGTGCGGTCATAAGCATGATTATCGCTATCTTTGGCAGTTTCATTATTGGATGGGGAGATTTTCAAATAGGCGGTATGGCACTGTTTGGAGATATCCTTGCACTCTTAGGCGCAATTGCAGTAACTGTCTATTTTCTATTTGGACAAAGTTCAAGACAGCATCTGTCACTAATCCCCTATACCTTTATTGTTTATGCCGTTAGCTCCATCACCTTGATATTGTATAATATCGTACTTGGTAATTCCTTCTTTGGTTATCCTCAAGAACACTGGTGGGCATTCATTGCTCTAGCAATTATCCCAACATTTCTTGGGCATAGCTTATTCAATTGGGCTTTAAAATGGGTAAGTACGTCTACCATTTCGATGGGAATTGTGCTTGAACCTATTGGTGCGACTATTCTTGCATATCTAATCTTAAATGAGACAATTACATGGTCACAATTTCTTGGTGGCACTATTGTTTTAGTAGGATTATTCCTATTTATCGTAAGCACATCCAGAAAAACAAAGGTTACGATAGCAATGAAAAGCAATCAAAGCAATAAAAATAGTGGAAATGTTGATTAG
- a CDS encoding DegV family protein, translating to MTIQLMIDGGADIPGRLNESLNIKVVPLYLHFSDGHYKSGITLDIAGYYQKIKTLNELPRSAAPSPHDFYEAYKAVDRAKPIIMLSLSKELSSTYDHALLGRKMLLEEEPERRIEVINTKTASCGIALLLHAAKVKLNEGYSYEQLIEHLHERVEQTTTLFILKTLENLVLGGRLDKVKGKIAKTLNIKLLMRGSSEGSIEVTDKIRGDKKSIRRFVDQIGEYTKHVEDKIIAMTHCNDIERATKVLADIRSKYNFKDALLTETGPLISTYGGEGALVIAFFKDRN from the coding sequence ATGACAATTCAACTAATGATAGATGGCGGTGCTGATATTCCCGGGCGCTTAAACGAATCTTTAAATATTAAAGTTGTTCCATTGTACTTGCACTTTAGTGATGGCCACTATAAAAGCGGGATAACATTAGATATAGCAGGCTACTACCAAAAGATTAAAACGTTAAATGAACTTCCCCGCTCTGCCGCTCCAAGCCCTCACGACTTTTATGAAGCATATAAAGCAGTGGATCGGGCGAAGCCAATTATTATGCTAAGTCTCTCTAAGGAACTTAGCAGTACGTACGATCATGCTTTGCTTGGAAGGAAAATGCTTCTTGAAGAGGAGCCGGAAAGAAGAATAGAAGTAATCAATACTAAAACTGCTTCTTGTGGTATTGCCCTTTTACTTCATGCAGCAAAGGTTAAATTAAACGAGGGCTACTCTTATGAACAACTAATAGAGCATCTTCATGAACGTGTCGAGCAAACGACAACTTTATTTATTTTAAAAACACTGGAAAACCTTGTGTTAGGCGGTCGTCTCGATAAAGTAAAGGGGAAAATTGCAAAGACATTGAACATTAAATTACTAATGCGCGGAAGCAGTGAAGGTTCGATTGAAGTAACCGATAAAATTCGCGGCGATAAGAAATCAATCCGGCGATTTGTTGATCAAATCGGAGAATATACAAAGCATGTAGAAGACAAGATTATTGCAATGACACATTGCAATGACATCGAACGAGCTACAAAAGTATTAGCAGACATACGCAGCAAATATAATTTCAAGGATGCCCTTTTAACAGAAACCGGACCGTTAATTTCAACATACGGTGGAGAAGGTGCACTGGTAATTGCCTTTTTTAAAGATCGGAATTAA